The following are encoded together in the Montipora foliosa isolate CH-2021 chromosome 12, ASM3666993v2, whole genome shotgun sequence genome:
- the LOC137979292 gene encoding kelch-like protein 3: MSQSPASIGKEEYVQAVALEIKDLKTCASNSNMADLSQPMQSDPSKYCQELIYRLDALRGKESFYDVTVSVKDKEFKAHRLVLAAASPFFLSLLVSDMREGKEQFIRIELEEATGSVMEDVLKYIYTGNVVVTKENAHDLVAAADYLLLPGMKNLACDVLETNITLQNCIFNYDFADKYQCLELMHESCEFINSNFSSVMETEDFLKLDIEQVMKWVSSDHVTVGSEEEIFKGIVQWVSHKKSERESNFAELLRQVRLKSMSRDFLLNELVNEELVATSNASLNFVLRSMDCIFDPFCEDAAKPPRKCFKERYADVIFVCGGRTALCYAPQDDIWYQLPDMLFEHQDHAVVQYRDKVCIFGGQRVGPGESHVIEYFLFSTNCWGTVERRHENDNFTCLSVLAGYIYALDSFDCAVFLYKLDDNVCEAVADPPTVRYGACLVSDKRHLYLVGGSSLPLLQTSQTVERFDPMLATWEEVAAMNEARYDAFGAAMNGKIYIAGGMKKIERHHTVLKSCEVYDPSTNEWQVISSLKVCRQSANMVCIQEALYVVGGFKDTHSSSRELSVEVFQLGACEWKNKSTIPTNFENANHGDRKKKIHHHKACLAVIHKSLLEKLCKL, from the coding sequence ATGTCGCAAAGTCCTGCGAGTATCGGCAAGGAAGAATACGTACAAGCAGTTGCATTGGAAATCAAAGATTTGAAAACTTGCGCGTCGaattccaatatggcggaccttTCGCAGCCAATGCAATCAGATCCATCTAAATACTGTCAGGAACTTATCTATCGTCTCGATGCCCTGAGAGGAAAAGAGAGTTTCTACGATGTAACAGTGTCAGTAAAAGACAAAGAGTTTAAAGCTCACAGACTTGTGTTAGCAGCAGCAAGCccgttttttctttcacttttggTCAGTGACATGAGAGAGGGAAAGGAACAGTTCATCAGAATAGAACTTGAAGAAGCAACGGGGTCAGTCATGGAAGACGTTCTTAAATACATTTACACTGGTAATGTTGTAGTCACCAAGGAAAACGCCCACGACTTAGTCGCAGCAGCAGATTATCTTCTTTTACCAGGTATGAAAAATTTGGCTTGTGATGTTTTGGAGACAAACATTACACTTCAAAACTGCATTTTCAATTATGACTTTGCCGACAAATATCAGTGTTTGGAATTAATGCATGAGTCCTGCGAGTTTATTAACTCGAATTTCAGTTCAGTCATGGAAACAGAAGACTTCCTGAAGCTCGATATTGAACAAGTCATGAAATGGGTTTCCAGTGATCATGTCACCGTTGGTTCCGAGGAAGAAATTTTTAAGGGAATAGTGCAGTGGGTGTCTCACAAGAAGAGTGAACGAGAAAGCAACTTTGCTGAATTGTTGAGACAAGTCCGCCTGAAATCCATGTCTCGCGACTTTCTTCTCAACGAGTTAGTCAATGAAGAACTGGTAGCAACAAGTAATGCAAGTTTGAATTTTGTGTTGAGATCCATGGATTGCATTTTTGATCCCTTCTGTGAAGATGCTGCCAAGCCACCCAGGAAGTGCTTCAAGGAGAGGTATGCAGATGTGATTTTTGTTTGTGGTGGCAGAACAGCCTTATGCTATGCACCCCAGGATGACATTTGGTATCAGTTGCCAGACATGTTATTTGAACATCAAGATCATGCTGTTGTTCAATACAGAGATAAAGTTTGCATTTTTGGGGGACAGCGTGTTGGACCCGGAGAATCTCATGTAATAGAATACTTTCTTTTTTCCACTAATTGCTGGGGGACAGTTGAACGAAGAcatgaaaatgacaattttaccTGTTTATCAGTTCTAGCTGGTTACATCTATGCATTAGATTCATTTGATTGTGCCGTTTTTCTCTATAAGCTTGATGACAATGTTTGTGAGGCTGTGGCTGATCCACCAACTGTTCGCTATGGAGCTTGTTTAGTCAGTGATAAAAGACACCTTTACTTAGTTGGAGGAAGTAGTTTGCCTTTGCTTCAGACATCTCAAACAGTGGAAAGGTTTGATCCTATGTTGGCCACATGGGAGGAGGTTGCAGCTATGAATGAGGCAAGATATGATGCTTTTGGAGCAGCCATGAATGGCAAGATCTACATAGCAGGTGGCATGAAGAAAATTGAGAGACATCATACAGTACTGAAGTCTTGTGAGGTATATGACCCATCAACTAATGAATGGCAAGTCATTAGTAGCCTCAAGGTGTGTCGTCAATCTGCAAACATGGTATGCATTCAGGAAGCCCTTTATGTGGTTGGTGGCTTCAAAGACACACATTCATCTTCAAGAGAGTTATCAGTGGAAGTGTTTCAGTTAGGAGCCTGTGAATGGAAAAATAAGTCCACTATACCCACGAACTTTGAGAATGCAAATCATGGGGatcgaaaaaaaaagattcatcATCATAAGGCATGTCTTGCAGTGATACACAAGAGCCTATTAGAAAAGCTGTGTAagctttga